From the Gallaecimonas kandeliae genome, one window contains:
- a CDS encoding polyhydroxyalkanoate depolymerase, protein MLYQLHAHALQAFQPWHLWAQALRKQLTLPWSPVPYTQSGRTLLAAVELFERCTNNYEKPEFGLCATQIEGRTVMVREQVVATKPFCELKHFRRFTQRQDPKVLLVAPLSGHYATLLRGTVAHFLPDHEVYITDWVNARDVPLSEGEFSFDDYVTYVMEFIEQLGPDVHVVAVCQPSVPVLVACARLAMIQSRHQPLTLTLMGGPVDTRINPTEMNDYASDRDLEWFEDNVVCTVPDGFAGTGQRVYPGFIQLSGFMMMNPDLHIRKHFKFYEDLIKGDGDSAEAHRDFYNEYLAVMDLPAAFYLDTVHKVFIEHLLPRGKMSYRGEPVDLGAISQTALMTIEGEFDDITGMGQTQAAQKLCSGIAPSRKLHYVQQGVGHYGIFNGRRFREEVGPRIKAFIREKGQRPAPKAAAKPRSRPPSP, encoded by the coding sequence ATGCTTTACCAACTGCACGCCCATGCCTTGCAAGCCTTCCAGCCCTGGCACCTCTGGGCCCAGGCCCTGCGTAAGCAACTGACCCTGCCCTGGAGCCCCGTGCCTTACACCCAGAGCGGCCGCACCTTGCTGGCGGCGGTGGAGCTGTTCGAGCGCTGCACCAACAACTATGAAAAGCCCGAGTTCGGCCTCTGCGCCACCCAGATAGAGGGACGCACCGTCATGGTGCGCGAGCAGGTGGTGGCCACCAAGCCCTTCTGTGAGCTCAAGCACTTCCGCCGTTTCACCCAGCGCCAGGATCCCAAGGTGCTGCTGGTGGCACCTCTTTCGGGCCACTACGCCACCCTGCTGCGCGGCACCGTGGCGCACTTCCTGCCGGACCACGAGGTCTATATCACCGACTGGGTCAACGCCCGCGATGTACCGCTCTCGGAAGGGGAGTTCAGCTTCGACGACTATGTGACCTACGTCATGGAGTTCATCGAGCAGCTGGGCCCGGACGTGCACGTGGTGGCGGTCTGCCAGCCCAGCGTGCCTGTGCTGGTGGCCTGTGCCCGCTTGGCGATGATCCAGTCCCGCCACCAGCCTTTGACCTTGACCCTGATGGGGGGGCCCGTGGACACCCGCATCAACCCCACCGAGATGAACGACTACGCCTCGGACCGGGATCTGGAATGGTTCGAGGACAACGTCGTCTGCACCGTGCCTGACGGCTTTGCCGGCACAGGGCAGCGGGTCTACCCCGGCTTTATCCAGCTGTCCGGCTTCATGATGATGAACCCGGATCTGCACATCCGTAAGCATTTCAAGTTCTATGAAGATCTCATCAAGGGCGACGGCGACAGCGCCGAGGCGCACCGGGACTTTTACAACGAGTACCTGGCGGTGATGGATCTGCCGGCGGCCTTCTACCTGGATACGGTGCACAAGGTCTTCATCGAACACCTGCTGCCCAGGGGCAAGATGAGCTACCGCGGTGAACCCGTGGATCTGGGGGCCATCAGCCAGACGGCGCTGATGACCATCGAAGGGGAGTTCGACGACATCACCGGCATGGGCCAGACCCAGGCCGCCCAAAAGCTCTGCAGCGGCATAGCCCCTTCCCGCAAGCTCCACTATGTCCAGCAGGGGGTTGGGCACTACGGCATCTTTAACGGCAGACGCTTCCGGGAAGAGGTGGGCCCCCGCATCAAGGCCTTCATCCGCGAGAAAGGACAAAGGCCGGCACCCAAGGCTGCCGCCAAGCCCAGGAGCCGTCCCCCCAGCCCCTGA